One Solanum lycopersicum chromosome 2, SLM_r2.1 genomic region harbors:
- the LOC101268532 gene encoding uncharacterized protein isoform X1 codes for MHWIGMGTKVQCKTYLPGFCSMSDLNNNGTNTPWLLDHENKSRKRSQCTDSILSSQPIDGYSGCDKEKVRQTILGQETIFRHQIQELHRLYRRQRDLMNEHQRKEMLNSQMKIFQSSPSLSHFPSLDSIAGQLSTKDASKYKSSFDFMENDSRSIHFSPQITNNSRECEPHQPGSSLFQRKMFNSRYVVEECTNNEEEQTTMKQLGLAGIQGNPVEGIYPIPRRRDVKTPRALEFHSDADLDRTNSSKRTDELADLNKPLPLEEDPPLVPDINISNIPCLEDGSSDGVKFSPKSLKERIGGICLNHPPCRNEEEQLTFKFNAEQKQLDNRSSGRLETAENLPKAFQSSQGHEIFKHSLIKETKNEHQKKRTIFGVEIHAENQIQSAGFSHVQTSTHKSQPPPQSYTELLRNVEVYQGNMHMGSDVRSHSSSKNVLPDQNVLCKRSQPSAKDWTKTFNCVNDMDCKSAGLKNARDTSGVSQTEVAGKTHVSGDSQRKQENPRETLPWLVGKSRESVEQTKGKGSCYHLNLDSLQNYSQQFFRREDTAVNSSQFIDQRRGTLSSISTKDSECQKVEVSDSTKIRTIFGVPIFSASKDLHAARSLAKATFPDIDGVTATIISRDETVCTKKVKAKDFVQDKGLNFCTSGLRYQIDLNLSLDEEEAPSASPLPQAVVRIATTEIDLEAPAVLESEEECGNSKITLEESDKLSEEAMRVAAESIISISASSLVNGDTNDVLQTEPSDCLKWFADLVSSHSSGQECITRKISSGTVSEFDEESIPDGFDHFEFMTLKLEDLKEEEYSYKMPTMESHDDEETGATTLPKRPRRGQARRGRQRRDFQRDVLPGLISLSRYEVNKDILAFEELFKASGSSWQSSLSHRKTGKSGRGRRRLTNADPSPTIPADCTPPVNQPCSSELGLEEKSLTGWGKRTRRLPRQRYLNHNLTLPLKQC; via the exons ATGCATTGGATTG GAATGGGTACTAAAGTACAATGTAAGACGTACTTGCCAGGATTTTGCTCCATGAGTGATCTAAATAACAACGGAACTAATACCCCATGGCTCTTAGatcatgaaaataaatcaaGGAAAAGAAGTCAGTGCACTGATTCAATTTTGTCGTCCCAACCAATTGATGGATATTCGGGATGTGACAAGGAAAAAGTGAGGCAGACAATTTTGGGGCAGGAAACAATTTTTAGGCATCAG ATCCAAGAACTCCACCGGCTTTATAGAAGACAAAGAGATCTCATGAATGAACATCAAAGGAAAGAAATGCTGAACAGTCAAATGAAGATATTCCAGTCTAGTCCCTCATTGTCTCATTTTCCTTCATTGGATTCTATAGCTGGCCAGCTATCAACGAAAGATGCTTCCAAGTACAAATCATCCTTTGATTTTATGGAGAACGATAGTAGGTCCATTCATTTCTCCCCTCAAATCACAAACAATTCAAGGGAATGTGAACCTCACCAGCCTGGTAGCAGTTTGTTCCAGAGAAAAATGTTCAACTCTAGATATGTAGTTGAAGAGTGCACGAATAACGAAGAAGAACAAACTACTATGAAACAATTGGGATTAGCCGGCATTCAAGGGAACCCTGTTGAGGGAATTTATCCGATCCCCCGAAGAAGAGACGTGAAGACACCTAGAGCTTTAGAATTTCATTCTGATGCTGATCTCGACAGAACCAATTCCTCAAAAAGGACTGATGAATTGGCTGACTTGAATAAACCTTTACCACTTGAAGAAGATCCTCCTTTGGTTCCGGATATCAATATAAGCAACATTCCTTGCCTCGAGGATGGCAGCTCTGATGGGGTGAAGTTCTCTCCTAAGTCACTCAAGGAAAGGATTGGTGGAATTTGCCTCAACCACCCGCCTTGCaggaatgaagaagagcagttaacttttaaatttaatgcTG AGCAAAAGCAACTAGATAACAGATCTTCTGGAAGACTTGAAACTGCTGAAAATTTACCTAAAGCCTTTCAGTCATCACAAGGTCATGAAATTTTCAAGCACTCTCTCATTAAGGAAACCAAGAATGAGCACCAGAAGAAAAGGACAATTTTTGGCGTTGAAATTCATGCAGAAAATCAAATACAATCTGCCGGCTTTTCCCATGTGCAAACGTCTACTCATAAATCTCAACCACCTCCTCAGAGTTATACTGAACTTCTACGAAACGTTGAGGTCTATCAAGGCAATATGCATATGGGAAGTGATGTCAGATCACATTCAAGTTCAAAGAATGTACTTCCAGACCAAAATGTACTTTGTAAAAGATCTCAGCCAAGTGCTAAAGATTGGACAAAAACTTTCAATTGTGTGAATGACATGGATTGTAAATCTGCTGGATTAAAGAATGCGAGAGATACTTCCGGTGTATCTCAAACTGAAGTGGCTGGAAAAACACATGTATCTGGAGATTCTCAAAGGAAGCAGGAAAACCCCAGGGAAACGTTGCCTTGGTTAGTCGGGAAATCACGGGAAAGTGTAGAGCAGACCAAAGGGAAGGGAAGTTGTTATCACTTAAATCTGGACTCCTTGCAGAATTACTCCCAGCAGTTTTTCAGAAGAGAAGACACAGCAGTCAACTCCTCTCAATTTATAGATCAGAGACGGGGAACCTTGTCATCGATATCCACCAAAGATTCTGAGTGCCAGAAAGTTGAAGTTAGTGACAGCACTAAAATAAGGACAATTTTTGGTGTTCCAATTTTCAGTGCCTCCAAGGACTTGCATGCAGCCCGTTCTCTCGCAAAGGCCACTTTTCCTGATATTGACGGTGTTACTGCTACAATCATTTCACGGGATGAGACTGTTTGTACAAAGAAGGTGAAAGCTAAGGATTTTGTTCAAGACAAAGGACTCAATTTTTGCACTTCTGGTTTAAGGTATCAGATTGATTTGAACTTGTCTTTAGATGAAGAAGAGGCACCCTCCGCTTCCCCTCTTCCTCAGGCTGTGGTGAGGATTGCAACCACTGAGATAGACTTAGAGGCTCCAGCAGTTCTTGAATCTGAAGAAGAATGTGGGAATTCTAAAATTACATTAGAAGAATCTGATAAGTTGAGTGAAGAAGCCATGAGGGTTGCTGCAGAGTCTATAATTTCCATCTCAGCATCTAGTCTTGTTAATGGAGATACGAATGATGTGTTGCAAACTGAACCTAGTGACTGCCTCAAATGGTTTGCTGATTTGGTCTCCTCCCACTCTAGTGGCCAAGAATGCATTACTAGAAAGATCAGCTCAGGTACAGTGTCCGAGTTTGATGAGGAATCCATTCCCGATGGCTTTGATCATTTCGAGTTTATGACACTCAAGCTGGAAGATTTGAAGGAAGAAGAGTATTCCTATAAAATGCCGACAATGGAGAGCCATGATGACGAAGAAACGGGGGCCACTACCTTACCCAAACGGCCTCGAAGAGGGCAAGCAAGAAGGGGCAGGCAACGGAGAGATTTCCAGAGGGACGTTCTTCCTGGTCTTATTTCCCTGTCGAGGTATGAGGTGAACAAGGATATTCTGGCATTTGAAGAGCTGTTTAAAGCTAGTGGATCCTCTTGGCAGTCTAGCTTATCACATAGGAAAACCGGTAAGAGTGGCAGGGGAAGGCGTCGTTTAACAAATGCTGATCCTTCCCCAACAATTCCTGCTGATTGCACACCTCCGGTAAACCAGCCTTGTTCTAGTGAGCTGGGGCTCGAGGAAAAAAGTCTAACCGGGTGGGGAAAGAGAACGAGACGCTTGCCAAGGCAGAGATATCTAAACCATAATCTTACTCTTCCTCTGAAGCAATGTTGA
- the LOC101268532 gene encoding uncharacterized protein isoform X2: protein MGTKVQCKTYLPGFCSMSDLNNNGTNTPWLLDHENKSRKRSQCTDSILSSQPIDGYSGCDKEKVRQTILGQETIFRHQIQELHRLYRRQRDLMNEHQRKEMLNSQMKIFQSSPSLSHFPSLDSIAGQLSTKDASKYKSSFDFMENDSRSIHFSPQITNNSRECEPHQPGSSLFQRKMFNSRYVVEECTNNEEEQTTMKQLGLAGIQGNPVEGIYPIPRRRDVKTPRALEFHSDADLDRTNSSKRTDELADLNKPLPLEEDPPLVPDINISNIPCLEDGSSDGVKFSPKSLKERIGGICLNHPPCRNEEEQLTFKFNAEQKQLDNRSSGRLETAENLPKAFQSSQGHEIFKHSLIKETKNEHQKKRTIFGVEIHAENQIQSAGFSHVQTSTHKSQPPPQSYTELLRNVEVYQGNMHMGSDVRSHSSSKNVLPDQNVLCKRSQPSAKDWTKTFNCVNDMDCKSAGLKNARDTSGVSQTEVAGKTHVSGDSQRKQENPRETLPWLVGKSRESVEQTKGKGSCYHLNLDSLQNYSQQFFRREDTAVNSSQFIDQRRGTLSSISTKDSECQKVEVSDSTKIRTIFGVPIFSASKDLHAARSLAKATFPDIDGVTATIISRDETVCTKKVKAKDFVQDKGLNFCTSGLRYQIDLNLSLDEEEAPSASPLPQAVVRIATTEIDLEAPAVLESEEECGNSKITLEESDKLSEEAMRVAAESIISISASSLVNGDTNDVLQTEPSDCLKWFADLVSSHSSGQECITRKISSGTVSEFDEESIPDGFDHFEFMTLKLEDLKEEEYSYKMPTMESHDDEETGATTLPKRPRRGQARRGRQRRDFQRDVLPGLISLSRYEVNKDILAFEELFKASGSSWQSSLSHRKTGKSGRGRRRLTNADPSPTIPADCTPPVNQPCSSELGLEEKSLTGWGKRTRRLPRQRYLNHNLTLPLKQC from the exons ATGGGTACTAAAGTACAATGTAAGACGTACTTGCCAGGATTTTGCTCCATGAGTGATCTAAATAACAACGGAACTAATACCCCATGGCTCTTAGatcatgaaaataaatcaaGGAAAAGAAGTCAGTGCACTGATTCAATTTTGTCGTCCCAACCAATTGATGGATATTCGGGATGTGACAAGGAAAAAGTGAGGCAGACAATTTTGGGGCAGGAAACAATTTTTAGGCATCAG ATCCAAGAACTCCACCGGCTTTATAGAAGACAAAGAGATCTCATGAATGAACATCAAAGGAAAGAAATGCTGAACAGTCAAATGAAGATATTCCAGTCTAGTCCCTCATTGTCTCATTTTCCTTCATTGGATTCTATAGCTGGCCAGCTATCAACGAAAGATGCTTCCAAGTACAAATCATCCTTTGATTTTATGGAGAACGATAGTAGGTCCATTCATTTCTCCCCTCAAATCACAAACAATTCAAGGGAATGTGAACCTCACCAGCCTGGTAGCAGTTTGTTCCAGAGAAAAATGTTCAACTCTAGATATGTAGTTGAAGAGTGCACGAATAACGAAGAAGAACAAACTACTATGAAACAATTGGGATTAGCCGGCATTCAAGGGAACCCTGTTGAGGGAATTTATCCGATCCCCCGAAGAAGAGACGTGAAGACACCTAGAGCTTTAGAATTTCATTCTGATGCTGATCTCGACAGAACCAATTCCTCAAAAAGGACTGATGAATTGGCTGACTTGAATAAACCTTTACCACTTGAAGAAGATCCTCCTTTGGTTCCGGATATCAATATAAGCAACATTCCTTGCCTCGAGGATGGCAGCTCTGATGGGGTGAAGTTCTCTCCTAAGTCACTCAAGGAAAGGATTGGTGGAATTTGCCTCAACCACCCGCCTTGCaggaatgaagaagagcagttaacttttaaatttaatgcTG AGCAAAAGCAACTAGATAACAGATCTTCTGGAAGACTTGAAACTGCTGAAAATTTACCTAAAGCCTTTCAGTCATCACAAGGTCATGAAATTTTCAAGCACTCTCTCATTAAGGAAACCAAGAATGAGCACCAGAAGAAAAGGACAATTTTTGGCGTTGAAATTCATGCAGAAAATCAAATACAATCTGCCGGCTTTTCCCATGTGCAAACGTCTACTCATAAATCTCAACCACCTCCTCAGAGTTATACTGAACTTCTACGAAACGTTGAGGTCTATCAAGGCAATATGCATATGGGAAGTGATGTCAGATCACATTCAAGTTCAAAGAATGTACTTCCAGACCAAAATGTACTTTGTAAAAGATCTCAGCCAAGTGCTAAAGATTGGACAAAAACTTTCAATTGTGTGAATGACATGGATTGTAAATCTGCTGGATTAAAGAATGCGAGAGATACTTCCGGTGTATCTCAAACTGAAGTGGCTGGAAAAACACATGTATCTGGAGATTCTCAAAGGAAGCAGGAAAACCCCAGGGAAACGTTGCCTTGGTTAGTCGGGAAATCACGGGAAAGTGTAGAGCAGACCAAAGGGAAGGGAAGTTGTTATCACTTAAATCTGGACTCCTTGCAGAATTACTCCCAGCAGTTTTTCAGAAGAGAAGACACAGCAGTCAACTCCTCTCAATTTATAGATCAGAGACGGGGAACCTTGTCATCGATATCCACCAAAGATTCTGAGTGCCAGAAAGTTGAAGTTAGTGACAGCACTAAAATAAGGACAATTTTTGGTGTTCCAATTTTCAGTGCCTCCAAGGACTTGCATGCAGCCCGTTCTCTCGCAAAGGCCACTTTTCCTGATATTGACGGTGTTACTGCTACAATCATTTCACGGGATGAGACTGTTTGTACAAAGAAGGTGAAAGCTAAGGATTTTGTTCAAGACAAAGGACTCAATTTTTGCACTTCTGGTTTAAGGTATCAGATTGATTTGAACTTGTCTTTAGATGAAGAAGAGGCACCCTCCGCTTCCCCTCTTCCTCAGGCTGTGGTGAGGATTGCAACCACTGAGATAGACTTAGAGGCTCCAGCAGTTCTTGAATCTGAAGAAGAATGTGGGAATTCTAAAATTACATTAGAAGAATCTGATAAGTTGAGTGAAGAAGCCATGAGGGTTGCTGCAGAGTCTATAATTTCCATCTCAGCATCTAGTCTTGTTAATGGAGATACGAATGATGTGTTGCAAACTGAACCTAGTGACTGCCTCAAATGGTTTGCTGATTTGGTCTCCTCCCACTCTAGTGGCCAAGAATGCATTACTAGAAAGATCAGCTCAGGTACAGTGTCCGAGTTTGATGAGGAATCCATTCCCGATGGCTTTGATCATTTCGAGTTTATGACACTCAAGCTGGAAGATTTGAAGGAAGAAGAGTATTCCTATAAAATGCCGACAATGGAGAGCCATGATGACGAAGAAACGGGGGCCACTACCTTACCCAAACGGCCTCGAAGAGGGCAAGCAAGAAGGGGCAGGCAACGGAGAGATTTCCAGAGGGACGTTCTTCCTGGTCTTATTTCCCTGTCGAGGTATGAGGTGAACAAGGATATTCTGGCATTTGAAGAGCTGTTTAAAGCTAGTGGATCCTCTTGGCAGTCTAGCTTATCACATAGGAAAACCGGTAAGAGTGGCAGGGGAAGGCGTCGTTTAACAAATGCTGATCCTTCCCCAACAATTCCTGCTGATTGCACACCTCCGGTAAACCAGCCTTGTTCTAGTGAGCTGGGGCTCGAGGAAAAAAGTCTAACCGGGTGGGGAAAGAGAACGAGACGCTTGCCAAGGCAGAGATATCTAAACCATAATCTTACTCTTCCTCTGAAGCAATGTTGA
- the LOC101268241 gene encoding probable mitochondrial saccharopine dehydrogenase-like oxidoreductase At5g39410, with translation MSQSLNPNPTYDVIILGASGFTGKYVIREALKFLNVPSSPLKNLAIAGRNNSKLSQALQWASRRNPPPEIPILTADTTDPSSLRELASQTKIILNCVGPFRIYGEPVVEACADSGCDYLDISGEPEFMERMEVKYHDKAVENGSLLVSACGFDSIPAELGLMFNSRQWLPPAVPNSVEAYLSLESDKRIVGNLGTYESAVLGVANVDKLQELRRSRPKSPRPVIPGPRPPKGPLMDHLKEVGVWAVKLPSADAIVVRRTLSCLAENPHGLPGVNESSEQVERREAFWSSIKPAHFGVKIASKSPLGVVRFIIVGLFIGLFGKIGLGRWLLLKFPSLFSLGWFRKKGPTEDEVASATFKMWFVGHGYSDGSLASQGNRKPDTEIITRVMGPEIGYLTTPIILVQCALILLKERNNLPKGGVFPPGIVFGPTDLQDRLQHNGISFDVISKKTI, from the exons ATGTCTCAGAGCCTTAATCCGAATCCAACTTACGACGTGATAATCTTAGGGGCTTCTGGTTTTACTGGGAAGTACGTCATTAGAGAAGCTCTCAAATTCCTCAATGTTCCCTCTTCCCCCTTGAAGAACTTAGCCATTGCTGGCCGTAACAATTCTAAGCTTTCCCAGGCTCTTCAATGGGCTTCCCGTCGAAACCCACCACCCGAAATTCCCATTCTCACTGCCGATACCACTGACCCATCTTCCCTCCGTGAACTTGCTTCACAGACTAAGATCATTCTTAACTGTGTCGGACCGTTTCGGATTTATGGTGAGCCTGTTGTTGAGGCCTGTGCTGATTCTGGATGCGATTACTTGGATATTTCTGGGGAGCCTGAGTTTATGGAGAGGATGGAGGTGAAGTATCATGATAAGGCTGTAGAAAATGGATCTTTGCTTGTTTCGGCATGTGGGTTTGATTCTATTCCTGCTGAATTGGGGTTGATGTTCAATTCGAGACAGTGGCTGCCGCCGGCTGTTCCTAACAGTGTTGAGGCCTACCTTAGTCTAGAATCGGATAAGAGAATTGTTGGAAACTTGGGGACGTATGAGTCAGCGGTGCTTGGTGTGGCTAATGTGGACAAATTACAGGAGCTGCGACGGAGCAGACCAAAGAGCCCTCGTCCTGTG ATTCCTGGTCCTCGTCCTCCTAAAGGTCCTTTGATGGACCACCTAAAGGAAGTTGGTGTTTGGGCCGTAAAGTTACCATCAGCAGATGCAATTGTGGTCCGAAGAACACTTTCATGTTTGGCTGAAAATCCTCATGGTTTACCTGGTGTTAATGAAAGCAGTGAACAAGTTGAGAGGAGGGAGGCATTTTGGTCAAGCATAAAGCCAGCTCACTTTGGTGTGAAGATAGCATCAAAATCTCCATTAGGAGTTGTTCGTTTCATTATAGTCGGGCTGTTCATTGGTCTCTTTGGTAAAATTGGTTTAGGGAGGTGGCTGCTATTGAAATTCCCTTCATTGTTCAGTCTTGGATGGTTCAGGAAAAAAGGTCCAACTGAAGATGAAGTGGCAAGTGCTACTTTTAAGATGTGGTTTGTTGGACACGGGTATAGCGATGGCAGTCTTGCATCACAAGGAAACAGGAAGCCTGATACAGAGATAATTACAAGAGTAATGGGACCTGAGATTGGTTATTTAACAACTCCAATCATTCTTGTCCAGTGTGCTCTCATTTTGCTCAAGGAACGAAACAATCTTCCAAAGGGAGGTGTTTTCCCACCTGGGATTGTGTTTGGCCCAACCGACCTCCAAGACAGGCTTCAACACAATGGGATATCTTTTGACGTTATTTCAAAGAAAACAATCTAA
- the LOC101265797 gene encoding UDP-glycosyltransferase 13-like, with product MEMSDSIVNYAKPVHILFLPSGLGVGQMVPFFRLASMLASHRCRITFITMLLDISTTKSILINNFFANHPQINRIDFQILPLNTSTSSINDPFIMQIDAISNSLHQLDPLVSSLDEPVSAIVSDFILASSLSQIANNLNIPLYNISTTSAKFYSTVAYLPLLLSEDPDAFKYCSGNLEIPGIGSVPKSSIPRAWLDDSPSNYVLKDYLLPNARALPQVTGVFLNTFDWLEPETIASLDDGRVISSLPLVFPVGPVGNYNLGEDNQCSWLDEQPAESVVYVNFGTREPISAQQLREIGKGLEICGHKFLWVLKEELLELFGNTVLVEMEKKGKIMKPGDYEAAIMDHPAIGLFVNQCEWDSVMNAAWSGVPMMAWPQHGDQKLNAEVVEKAGLGRWVEEWGWGEENLVNGGEIAEMVKNLMGDVNMKVNAMKVREQAWKAKAIGGSSEKRLRKFIETLTAEQK from the coding sequence ATGGAGATGTCTGATTCTATTGTCAACTATGCAAAGCCAGTTCACATATTATTTCTCCCAAGTGGTCTGGGAGTGGGACAAATGGTTCCATTTTTTCGATTAGCTTCCATGTTAGCTTCACACAGATGTAGAATCACCTTCATCACTATGCTACTTGATATatctaccacaaagtccatctTGATCAACAACTTTTTCGCCAATCACCCACAGATCAATCGAATAGATTTTCAAATCCTTCCTTTGAATACCTCTACTTCTTCAATCAATGATCCATTCATCATGCAAATTGATGCTATTAGTAACTCGCTTCACCAGCTCGACCCTCTGGTGTCTTCTTTAGATGAACCAGTTTCTGCTATTGTCTCAGACTTTATTCTTGCATCTAGTCTTTCACAAATAGCTAATAATCTCAACATTCCTCTTTACAATATCTCCACTACATCAGCTAAATTTTACTCTACTGTAGCCTACCTTCCTCTACTGTTATCTGAAGATCCTGATGCATTTAAGTACTGTTCGGGCAATCTTGAGATTCCAGGCATAGGATCAGTTCCAAAATCAAGCATCCCTCGTGCATGGTTGGACGATTCACCATCAAACTATGTATTGAAAGACTACTTGCTGCCAAATGCTCGAGCTCTTCCTCAAGTGACCGGCGTCTTTCTGAACACCTTTGACTGGCTTGAACCAGAAACAATTGCTTCCCTCGATGATGGAAGAGTAATCAGTTCTCTTCCACTTGTTTTTCCTGTTGGTCCTGTGGGAAATTACAATCTAGGAGAAGACAATCAGTGTTCATGGTTAGATGAACAACCTGCTGAATCAGTTGTATATGTTAACTTTGGAACTAGAGAGCCGATTTCTGCACAACAACTAAGAGAAATAGGAAAAGGACTAGAGATATGCGGACATAAGTTTCTATGGGTGCTAAAAGAAGAGCTTCTAGAGTTGTTTGGGAACACAGTCCTGGTAGAGAtggaaaagaaagggaaaataatGAAACCAGGGGACTATGAGGCAGCTATTATGGACCATCCAGCCATTGGACTTTTCGTGAACCAGTGCGAATGGGATTCAGTGATGAATGCAGCTTGGTCAGGAGTGCCAATGATGGCATGGCCACAGCATGGTGATCAAAAGTTGAATGCAGAAGTTGTAGAGAAGGCAGGATTGGGGAGGTGGGTAGAAGAATGGGGTTGGGGTGAGGAAAATCTAGTGAATGGTGGGGAGATTGCAGAGATGGTGAAAAACTTAATGGGAGATGTTAATATGAAGGTAAATGCTATGAAAGTGAGGGAACAAGCTTGGAAGGCTAAGGCAATCGGAGGGAGCTCAGAGAAGAGGCTGAGGAAATTCATCGAAACATTAACAGCAGAACAAAAATGA
- the LOC101265506 gene encoding probable mitochondrial saccharopine dehydrogenase-like oxidoreductase At5g39410: MWTIVTAYKRNRTILPKILDYPTYFTISNRAISQKPSPNPSPTYDMIILGASGFTGKHVIGEALKFLNLPSSPLKNFAIAGRNTSKLSQALQWASGPNPPPEIPILTADTTDSASLRHLASRTKIILNCVGPFRLYGEPVVEACVDSGCDYLDICGEPEFMERMEVKHHDKAVENGSLVVSACGFDSIPAELGWMFNSRQWMPPAIFSTVEAYISLESDKRIVGNLGTYESAVLSVANADILQELRRSRPKKPRPEIPGTFPKGPLVNHLKRVGLWAVKLPSADATVVRRTLSCLAEDSHGLPGVNESTEQIERREAYWSAIKPAHFGMKIASKSLLGVVRFITVGKFIALFGKSDIGRWLLLNFPSVFSLGFFRKKGPTEDEVASASFKMWFVGQGFSDGSLASQRNRKPDMEIITRVMGPEIGYSTTPIILVQCALMLLKERGNLPKGGVFPPGIVFGPTDLQDRLQENGISFDVISKKIV, from the exons ATGTGGACCATTGTTACTGCATACAAAAGAAATAGGACCATTCTGCCAAAAATATTAGACTATCCAACATATTTTACAATTTCCAATCGGGCCATCTCACAAAAGCCCAGCCCGAACCCAAGCCCAACTTACGATATGATAATTTTAGGTGCTTCAGGTTTTACAGGCAAACACGTAATTGGAGAGGCTCTCAAATTCCTTAACCTTCCTTCTTCACCATTGAAGAACTTCGCCATTGCAGGCCGTAATACTTCGAAACTTTCACAGGCTTTGCAATGGGCCTCCGGTCCAAACCCGCCACCCGAAATTCCGATCCTCACCGCCGACACCACCGACTCGGCTTCACTTCGTCACCTCGCTTCCCGGACTAAGATCATCCTCAACTGTGTCGGACCATTTCGTCTTTATGGAGAACCGGTTGTTGAGGCATGTGTTGATTCCGGGTGCGATTACTTGGATATATGTGGAGAACCGGAGTTTATGGAGAGGATGGAGGTGAAGCACCATGATAAGGCTGTGGAGAATGGATCGTTAGTTGTTTCGGCTTGTGGATTTGATTCTATTCCTGCTGAATTAGGCTGGATGTTCAATTCGAGACAGTGGATGCCGCCGGCAATATTTAGTACGGTTGAGGCCTACATTAGTCTAGAATCAGACAAGAGAATTGTTGGAAATTTGGGGACGTACGAGTCAGCGGTGCTTAGTGTGGCAAACGCAGACATATTGCAGGAATTGAGACGCTCCAGACCCAAGAAGCCTCGTCCTGAG ATTCCTGGTACTTTTCCTAAAGGTCCATTGGTAAATCACCTAAAGAGAGTTGGGCTTTGGGCGGTAAAGTTGCCATCAGCAGATGCAACTGTGGTACGGAGAACACTTTCATGTTTGGCTGAAGATTCTCATGGTTTACCTGGTGTTAATGAAAGCACCGAACAGATTGAGAGGAGAGAGGCATATTGGTCTGCAATAAAGCCAGCTCACTTTGGTATGAAGATAGCTTCGAAATCTCTGTTAGGTGTTGTTCGTTTCATTACAGTTGGCAAGTTCATTGCTCTATTTGGTAAAAGCGATATAGGGAGGTGGCTGCTCTTGAACTTCCCTTCAGTGTTCAGTCTTGGATTTTTCAGGAAAAAAGGTCCAACTGAGGATGAAGTGGCAAGTGCTTCCTTTAAGATGTGGTTTGTCGGACAGGGTTTTAGTGATGGCAGCCTTGCTTCACAAAGAAACAGGAAACCTGATATGGAGATAATTACAAGAGTAATGGGACCTGAGATTGGTTATTCGACAACTCCAATCATTCTAGTCCAGTGTGCCCTAATGTTGCTCAAGGAACGAGGCAATCTTCCAAAAGGCGGTGTTTTCCCTCCTGGGATTGTGTTTGGCCCGACTGACCTCCAAGATAGGCTTCAAGAGAATGGAATATCTTTTGATgttatttcaaagaaaattgtCTAA